The genomic region TGTTAGGTTTTTCTTGTCAAATGACCTCTCAGCCAATTGTAAAATACTAAAACCAACAGAATTAACACCATTAACTACATCTAAGAACGAGTACTCAAGTTTCATAACAATTGTTAAAGAACATTACTCATATAAAGACATAATGAAAGAATCTACAAAACCTGAAGGATTTTGGCTCCCTGATGATGGAAGTCATTGGATATCATTTGgaaattatattagttattttggTGAATTTGAGCAAAACGAAAATTTTTACAAGGTATGTGCATGTGTAGATGGAGCATGCTATTTCGCAGGAAATGCAATTGAATCTAAAATGGAGTCTTTTGAACTGAACCAAATTGTCAAGTCCAATGATTTTTATGATAGATTTATATATGGAACTAATATTTGCTTTTATAatagaagaaaattttcatGTTTTTCACAAACAGATGATCTTGAAACTTCATTCAAATATGATGTCAAATTTGTTGTTCCTCAAGTCCAAATCAACCATTTATCATTTGACGAAGAAAATGAAGTCTTGTGCTTATTATCACCAAATTCAGTATATGTATTCGAAAATGAACCAGAAcctaaaattatcattGAAGGAATCAACAACATGGAAATGATGTTCTCATTTTCAGATGTAACATTTTTCGTATGTCCAGAACATATTCATATTTCTGTGGGTGAATCTAGTATTGGACACTTGATAAGTACTAAAAAAGCTGGACCAAAACTAAAAGCCAAAGAAACTATAGTATTCAGTGAAGATATTAACAAGTTGGATTCTATAAAAATTCCAGTAACTGATGATATCAACAATGTACATATTTATAGGGAGCATGACAACTTTTATTCATGTTTTCTGATAAATGAACATTTGTTTTTGgaatattacaaaattgatattgattttaaaaataaatcacATTTCGCACAAAAGATAGATGTCATTGACGTTAAAGAGTATTTCCCTGAAGTAACGCATGGAGTTAGGTTAAACGTATCAACCAGACTCTTGGCCAATCAAGAaaagtttattatttttctaaGTCATCAAGAGTTTGATGAAATCAGAGTTTTTTTCCTAGTTgataaacaaataaaatactATTCAAGTGTAAGAAGTATTCCTGGAACCATAGATTTCATAACAACAAAAACCCATATTATGTCGTTGAACGTCATTTTGTTTGAAGATCAGTTTTCTGAATATGTTATTCAGATAGAGTACGACAACCTTCTTGAAGTAACAGTAAAATATCCAAAACTTACTGAACTCCAGTTCAAAAATGATTATTCATTCTTACCAGAAGTAACAAATGGAGTTCCATTGAAGTTTTACATATTTGAGTATATTGAAGACGAAAATGTTTTGGAGGAAGAGATACAGGAAACTGGATTAAAATTGAACCGAAAAACTGGAGAAATTTTCGGTACCTCTCGTTTTAACGGTGAAGTTGAAGTAATGCTTCATGTAGATTTTCTACTAGGAAAGACAACAGTACTTCTAAAACTACTTTCGAGGTGTCCCCTAGGACACCAGTATTCACCACCATTTAGAGAATGTGCTGAATGCGGGTTAGGATATTATAGACATAAACTATCCCTAGATACTTGTTTAAGATGTGATGAGTATATGGCTAATACAACAACAAAAAATTACGGTTCAACTAGTCCTCTAGATTGTGTTTGCAAACCTGGATTTTATAGCTCTACTAAAGCATGTCTAATGTGCCCAGAAGGAAAGTATAATGACGAACTAGGTGCAATTTCTTGTGATAAAACATGTCTACCCAATCAAATTAGTTCTGTGGTAGGCGCTTCGTCACGTGAAGAACTAAAATGTACTTGTGTTGAGGGTTACTTTAATAAGAATGGATGGTGCGAGGAATGTTACCAAGGAACTTATTGTCCAGGGAATAATGTCGTTTATACCTGTCCAGAAAATACATCTACAATAGGTCCTGGAAGCAAATCAATAAATGACTGCCTATGTAACCCAGGCTATGAATTCTTAGAAGAAGGTTGCAAACCATGTAATATTCACTCATATAAATCAACCAtttcaaatgataaatgCACTTTGTGCTCTGCAGACACTCCAGACGATGTATATTCATACTCTAAAAACCCAGGATCCACTAGTAAAGATCAATGCATATATTGTATGCCTGGCTATTACCATAACGGAAAATCTTGCGTTCACTGTCCAGATAAATCCTTCTGTAAAGGAGCTAATTTCGCTCCAATTTCATGTGGAGCTAACTCTATAGTTAAGAAAGGTATTTAAAAtcctaaatatttattcaatatcATATTTAAACGAACATTTAGAAAGTCCGAGTTCTCAAGACGACTGTA from Theileria annulata chromosome 1, complete sequence, *** SEQUENCING IN PROGRESS *** harbors:
- a CDS encoding cysteine repeat modular protein (Signal peptide predicted for TA20781 by SignalP 2.0 HMM (Signal peptide probability 0.932, signal anchor probability 0.000) with cleavage site probability 0.797 between residues 21 and 22;~GPI-Anchor Signal predicted for TA20781 by DGPI v2.04, no cleavage site predicted), which encodes MEGFKFLVSILIFKLISVVCCLEDHILNLTYVCLHNSECHLTFKFDYKPEIIYIARHGQCTGPKTVGKIVLDLIELQDVPPGISQPPLKYFKAIFKVDTRESKGTICLFKTADASSPLDVRFIQFYDVSYFYSIDDNNYLGMILDKYFQENIDLVVSNKYEYGNPTNTSNFISCDDKMVSYFHLNNVIEQSKPFTDVFIFLLFKSQTTHPTFLYQTSVFNHSNILSFDHKVVDKQIIAEIKFQNPESFKQNENSLFGDNKIFLSAQSTEDIDGLESKCGGENLQWRVQNLPYKISDSGIIFLLPLDLYGKTVRICASFTVDKSEDYKIPLYSFEVNDKTSGYFKNVFYSNPLGITEIKLNSDFHPLSEIMLVHACDLVSVSVYPRSIFDTSKCYSTSDHKIANNKLLTKYNSNFSYNPEELYRSLYYKDILFDDFIPHKPVYLPDKSVVSESGTKWIKNGMFLPRLYLDNLHPYLLVACDRWKHPFCFTQDDFDSIIGIVFPSKRSFLEFTAKWENEDMIVEIKTNSSEQFLVKLIMSRNMQYTDYQSICNGRRGVYPDSYNKRSEDSWNYYKNTFKGLKLGKIYYVCLINLKVHNKLTKKFNEIYSTQGNSDYSGVDCNPKFEISWDFIGVINTQTPLSGTHFIINRHGSVSKIIFPTTGFLDESNFVRFFLSNDLSANCKILKPTELTPLTTSKNEYSSFITIVKEHYSYKDIMKESTKPEGFWLPDDGSHWISFGNYISYFGEFEQNENFYKVCACVDGACYFAGNAIESKMESFELNQIVKSNDFYDRFIYGTNICFYNRRKFSCFSQTDDLETSFKYDVKFVVPQVQINHLSFDEENEVLCLLSPNSVYVFENEPEPKIIIEGINNMEMMFSFSDVTFFVCPEHIHISVGESSIGHLISTKKAGPKLKAKETIVFSEDINKLDSIKIPVTDDINNVHIYREHDNFYSCFLINEHLFLEYYKIDIDFKNKSHFAQKIDVIDVKEYFPEVTHGVRLNVSTRLLANQEKFIIFLSHQEFDEIRVFFLVDKQIKYYSSVRSIPGTIDFITTKTHIMSLNVILFEDQFSEYVIQIEYDNLLEVTVKYPKLTELQFKNDYSFLPEVTNGVPLKFYIFEYIEDENVLEEEIQETGLKLNRKTGEIFGTSRFNGEVEVMLHVDFLLGKTTVLLKLLSRCPLGHQYSPPFRECAECGLGYYRHKLSLDTCLRCDEYMANTTTKNYGSTSPLDCVCKPGFYSSTKACLMCPEGKYNDELGAISCDKTCLPNQISSVVGASSREELKCTCVEGYFNKNGWCEECYQGTYCPGNNVVYTCPENTSTIGPGSKSINDCLCNPGYEFLEEGCKPCNIHSYKSTISNDKCTLCSADTPDDVYSYSKNPGSTSKDQCIYCMPGYYHNGKSCVHCPDKSFCKGANFAPISCGANSIVKKGI